In a single window of the Thunnus thynnus chromosome 9, fThuThy2.1, whole genome shotgun sequence genome:
- the hbegfa gene encoding heparin-binding EGF-like growth factor a isoform X2, protein MRSHLAFITGLPSWFLISLSSTIARRLCPEVSRLASGAAVDRYESDRQRHTAVINFLDTTKDRRTEEESRGGVDVTTVEYDQEGEEEYDDEYYYYEYEDGMSGDTEMEMPRVAMSSKPQDPSAILEAESTDGKRRRGKGRKRGKGKGKKRNPCLRKYKDFCIHGTCQYLRNLRVPSCVCHPSYSGERCEFFTLPVERPQEGYNRTTALAVVAVVLSSICLTIIGLLLMLRQRCGNSTSK, encoded by the exons ATGCGAAGTCATCTTGCCTTCAtcactggactgccttcctggttcctgatcagcttgtcttcgaCCATCGCTCGTCGTCTCTGCCCAG AGGTGTCCCGACTGGCCAGCGGTGCAGCAGTCGACAGGTATGAGAGCGACAGGCAGCGGCACACGGCCGTTATCAACTTTTTGGATACGACCAAAGACAGaaggacagaagaggagagcagaggaggtgTGGATGTGACAACAGTGGAGTATGATCAGGAAGGCGAGGAGGAGTACGACGATGAATATTACTACTACGAATATGAGGATGGCATGTCTGGGGATACTGAAATGGAGATGCCACGAG TTGCCATGTCAAGCAAACCCCAAGACCCCTCCGCCATCCTGGAGGCCGAAAGCACTGatggaaagagaaggagaggaaagggaagaaaaagggggaaaggcaaaggaaagaagaggaatCCTTGCCTGAGGAAGTATAAAGATTTCTGCATTCACGGCACCTGCCAGTATCTGAGGAACCTCCGTGTCCCTTCTTGTGT GTGCCACCCGAGCTACTCTGGGGAAAGGTGCGAGTTTTTCACGCTGCCTGTTGAGAGGCCTCAGGAGGGCTACAACCGGACTACAGCTCTGGCCGTGGTGGCCGTGGTGCTGTCGTCCATCTGCCTCACAATCATAGGCCTCTTGCTAATGCTCAG gcAAAGATGCGGAAATTCTACctcaaaatag
- the hbegfa gene encoding heparin-binding EGF-like growth factor a isoform X1, with translation MRSHLAFITGLPSWFLISLSSTIARRLCPEVSRLASGAAVDRYESDRQRHTAVINFLDTTKDRRTEEESRGGVDVTTVEYDQEGEEEYDDEYYYYEYEDGMSGDTEMEMPRVAMSSKPQDPSAILEAESTDGKRRRGKGRKRGKGKGKKRNPCLRKYKDFCIHGTCQYLRNLRVPSCVCHPSYSGERCEFFTLPVERPQEGYNRTTALAVVAVVLSSICLTIIGLLLMLRFHKRGAYDVESEEKVKLGLASNH, from the exons ATGCGAAGTCATCTTGCCTTCAtcactggactgccttcctggttcctgatcagcttgtcttcgaCCATCGCTCGTCGTCTCTGCCCAG AGGTGTCCCGACTGGCCAGCGGTGCAGCAGTCGACAGGTATGAGAGCGACAGGCAGCGGCACACGGCCGTTATCAACTTTTTGGATACGACCAAAGACAGaaggacagaagaggagagcagaggaggtgTGGATGTGACAACAGTGGAGTATGATCAGGAAGGCGAGGAGGAGTACGACGATGAATATTACTACTACGAATATGAGGATGGCATGTCTGGGGATACTGAAATGGAGATGCCACGAG TTGCCATGTCAAGCAAACCCCAAGACCCCTCCGCCATCCTGGAGGCCGAAAGCACTGatggaaagagaaggagaggaaagggaagaaaaagggggaaaggcaaaggaaagaagaggaatCCTTGCCTGAGGAAGTATAAAGATTTCTGCATTCACGGCACCTGCCAGTATCTGAGGAACCTCCGTGTCCCTTCTTGTGT GTGCCACCCGAGCTACTCTGGGGAAAGGTGCGAGTTTTTCACGCTGCCTGTTGAGAGGCCTCAGGAGGGCTACAACCGGACTACAGCTCTGGCCGTGGTGGCCGTGGTGCTGTCGTCCATCTGCCTCACAATCATAGGCCTCTTGCTAATGCTCAG GTTTCACAAGCGGGGAGCGTATGATGTAGAGAGCGAGGAGAAGGTCAAACTAGGGTTAGCGTCCAACCACTGA
- the hbegfa gene encoding heparin-binding EGF-like growth factor a isoform X3 codes for MRILSVVLVLVHALEVSRLASGAAVDRYESDRQRHTAVINFLDTTKDRRTEEESRGGVDVTTVEYDQEGEEEYDDEYYYYEYEDGMSGDTEMEMPRVAMSSKPQDPSAILEAESTDGKRRRGKGRKRGKGKGKKRNPCLRKYKDFCIHGTCQYLRNLRVPSCVCHPSYSGERCEFFTLPVERPQEGYNRTTALAVVAVVLSSICLTIIGLLLMLRFHKRGAYDVESEEKVKLGLASNH; via the exons ATGAGGATTTTGAGTGTTGTGCTCGTGCTAGTTCACGCCTTGG AGGTGTCCCGACTGGCCAGCGGTGCAGCAGTCGACAGGTATGAGAGCGACAGGCAGCGGCACACGGCCGTTATCAACTTTTTGGATACGACCAAAGACAGaaggacagaagaggagagcagaggaggtgTGGATGTGACAACAGTGGAGTATGATCAGGAAGGCGAGGAGGAGTACGACGATGAATATTACTACTACGAATATGAGGATGGCATGTCTGGGGATACTGAAATGGAGATGCCACGAG TTGCCATGTCAAGCAAACCCCAAGACCCCTCCGCCATCCTGGAGGCCGAAAGCACTGatggaaagagaaggagaggaaagggaagaaaaagggggaaaggcaaaggaaagaagaggaatCCTTGCCTGAGGAAGTATAAAGATTTCTGCATTCACGGCACCTGCCAGTATCTGAGGAACCTCCGTGTCCCTTCTTGTGT GTGCCACCCGAGCTACTCTGGGGAAAGGTGCGAGTTTTTCACGCTGCCTGTTGAGAGGCCTCAGGAGGGCTACAACCGGACTACAGCTCTGGCCGTGGTGGCCGTGGTGCTGTCGTCCATCTGCCTCACAATCATAGGCCTCTTGCTAATGCTCAG GTTTCACAAGCGGGGAGCGTATGATGTAGAGAGCGAGGAGAAGGTCAAACTAGGGTTAGCGTCCAACCACTGA
- the rufy1 gene encoding RUN and FYVE domain-containing protein 1, with the protein MADESGEVEVNTAAEDGEEKQQQDEPQMSGAATDGEAGDSDGQGRTEKSAPEAAESSWSAPILSLARKATETISSGVSYAAAPRTPAQPPAASSPTEKEPGNEPNNTAKKLPVLPPKDPMAIERSNLLSMMKLSIKVLIQSSLSLGRTLDSEYPPLQQFFVVLEHCLKHGLKAKKSFIGQNKSIWGPLELVEKLCPESVNIATSARDLPGIKTGVGRGRAWLHLALMQKKVADYMKALLDRKDLLSEFYDSGALMMEEEGAVMGGLLVGLNVIDANLCIKGEDLDSQVGVIDFSLYLKDPANSETAKDDNKMTAILDQKHYIEELNRHLSGTVTDLQAKMDSLEKTNSKLVEELTAATDRINSLREEQEQLKKENESILQSSQKKEEAALQDSQVELETYKQTRQGLDEMYNVVWTQYKEEKRIRQELERELELQVGLKQEMEVAMKLLEKDTHEKQDTLAALRLQLDQVKTLNLQMFHKAQDSEREAEKKQAEAVQLEEKMNEMEKVMMELEQRLQNSEQERKKSDQSDKDMKVELEGKVDALQKQLTDLDTLRLGLENELRTEREQRQGLQKALQREQDNSVELRTQLQQLQGLHTELEDLKQEKMQLQQTCEEQEQALQEMGLHLSQSKLKMEDFKEVNKALKGHAWLKDDEATQCKQCQKEFSISRRKHHCRNCGDIYCNNCSGNELALPSYPRPVRVCDMCHSLLLQRSSSTVS; encoded by the exons ATGGCAGACGAGTCAGGGGAAGTAGAAGTAAACACAGCTGCTGAGGATGgcgaagaaaaacaacagcaagaTGAACCCCAAATGTCGGGAGCCGCGACTGACGGCGAGGCTGGCGACAGCGACGGACAGGGTCGGACCGAGAAGTCGGCTCCGGAGGCGGCTGAAAGCAGCTGGTCGGCTCCCATCCTGTCTCTGGCTCGGAAGGCCACGGAGACGATTAGCAGCGGGGTGAGCTACGCTGCTGCCCCGAGAACCCCCGCACAGCCACCCGCTGCGAGCTCCCCGACGGAAAAGGAGCCCGGGAATGAGCCAAACAACACCGCAAAAAAGCTTCCAG TGCTGCCCCCCAAAGACCCCATGGCAATAGAAAGATCCAACCTCCTCAGCATGATGAAGCTGAGCATCAAGGTATTAATCCAGTCCTCACTGAGTCTGGGCAGGACACTGGACTCAGAGTACCCTCCCCTGCAGCAGTTCTTTGTTGTTCTGGAGCATTGCCTCAAACATGGGTTAAAAG CCAAGAAATCCTTCATCGGTCAGAACAAGTCCATTTGGGGACCTTTGGAACTGGTTGAGAAGTTGTGTCCGGAGTCTGTTAATATTGCCACAAGTGCCAGAGACCTGCCCGGCATTAA GACCGGTGTGGGGAGAGGAAGGGCTTGGCTACATTTAGCACTCATGCAAAAGAAAGTAGCTGACTATATGAAAGCCCTGCTGGACCGTAAAGATCTCCTGAG TGAGTTTTATGACTCTGGAGCGTtgatgatggaggaggagggggcggtGATGGGCGGACTGCTCGTGGGCCTCAACGTAATTGATGCTAATCTTTGTATTAAAGGGGAGGATCTAGATTCTCAG GTGGGAGTCATTGACTTCTCCCTTTACCTGAAAGACCCTGCCAACAGTGAGACTGCAAAGGA tgatAACAAGATGACAGCCATCTTAGACCAGAAGCATTACATTGAGGAGTTAAATCGTCACCTCAGTGGCACCGTCACCGACCTTCAGGCTAAGATGGACTCTCTAGAGAAGACCAACAGCAAACTTGTAGAGGAG cTGACAGCAGCAACTGACAGAATCAACTCTCTGCGGGAAGAACAGGAACAGCTGAAAAAGGAGAATGAGTCGATCTTGCAGTCCAGCCAGAAAAAGGAAGAG GCAGCACTTCAAGACAGCCAGGTGGAGCTGGAGACGTACAAACAAACTCGACAGGGTCTGGATGAGATGTACAATGTGGTGTGGACACAGTACAAAGAGGAGAAGCGCATTCGCCAG GAGCTGGAGCGTGAGTTGGAGCTGCAGGTGGGGCTGAAGCAAGAGATGGAGGTGGCCATGAAGCTGCTGGAGAAGGACACGCATGAGAAACAGGACACACTGGCAGCCCTGCGACTCCAGCTTGACCAAGTCAAGACTCTTAACCTTCAGATGTTCCACAAAGCGCAG GACTCTGAAcgagaagcagaaaaaaagcaggCGGAGGCCGTGCAGCTTGAGGAGAAGATGAATGAAATGGAGAAGGTCATGATGGAACTAGAGCAGAG ACTACAGAACTCAGAGCAGGAGCGCAAAAAGAGCGACCAGTCAGACAAAGACATGAAGGTTGAGCTGGAGGGAAAAGTGGACGCTTTGCAGAAACAGTTGACTGACCTGGATACACTAAG aCTGGGTTTGGAGAATGAGCTGCGCACTGAGAGGGAGCAGAGACAAGGCCTGCAGAAAGCTCTCCAAAGGGAGCAAGACAACAGCGTCGAACTCCGCACACAGCTGCAACAACTCCAGGGCCTGCACACG GAGCTGGAGGATTTGAAGCAGGAGAAGATGCAGCTACAGCAGACGTGTGAGGAGCAGGAACAGGCGTTACAAGAGATGGGACTTCATCTTAGCCA GTCTAAACTCAAGATGGAAGACTTCAAGGAGGTCAACAAAGCCCTGAag GGCCACGCTTGGCTGAAAGACGATGAGGCTACACAGTGCAAGCAGTGCCAGAAGGAGTTCTCCATCTCACGCAGAAAG cacCACTGTAGAAACTGCGGAGACATTTACTGCAACAACTGCTCCGGTAACGAGCTGGCCTTACCATCCTATCCTCGACCCGTGCGGGTGTGCGACATGTGTCACTCCCTCCTGCTGCAGAGAAGCTCGTCCACGGTTTCCTGA
- the hnrnph1 gene encoding heterogeneous nuclear ribonucleoprotein H isoform X1, which translates to MADEGYVVRIRGLPWSCSVDEVQRFFSDCKIVNNGGGIHFTYTREGRPSGEAFVELETEEDLKIAVKKDRETMGHRYVEVFKSNNVEMDWVMKHTGPNCPETAGDGLVRLRGLPFGCSKEEIVQFFSGLEIVPNGITLPVDIQGRSTGEAFVQFASQDIAEKALKKHKERIGHRYIEIFKSSRAEVRTHYEPQRKPMGMQRPGPYDRPSGGRGYNMMGRGGSYDRMRRGGYGGGVSDGRYGDGGSSFQSTTGHCVHMRGLPYRATETDIYNFFSPLNPVRVHIEIGPDGRVTGEADVEFATHEDAVAAMSKDKANMQHRYVELFLNSTAGGSNGAYSSQMMGGMGNQSSYSGGQLSSGYSGGYSSQGNMGGYSDYSNQGGMGSSYYGSGGGGGSRGSMNGLSGGWGM; encoded by the exons ATGGCTGATGAGGGATATGTTGTACGAATCAGGGGTCTCCCATGGTCCTGCTCTGTGGATGAAGTACAGAGGTTTTTCTCAg ATTGCAAAATTGTCAACAATGGAGGCGGTATCCACTTCACCTACACAAGAGAGGGGCGTCCCAGTGGAGAGGCGTTTGTCGAGTTGGAGACAGAGGAAGACCTGAAGATCGCAGTGAAGAAGGACAGAGAAACTATGGGTCACAGATATGTGGAGG TGTTTAAATCCAACAACGTCGAGATGGACTGGGTCATGAAGCACACTGGTCCAAACTGTCCAGAGACGGCAGGAGATGGGCTCGTCCGGCTCCGAGGCCTTCCCTTTGGCTGCAGCAAGGAGGAGATTGTACAGTTTTTCTCAG GGTTGGAAATCGTGCCAAATGGGATAACATTGCCGGTGGACATCCAGGGGAGGAGTACGGGGGAGGCCTTCGTGCAGTTTGCTTCACAGGATATAGCTGAAAAGGCTctaaagaaacacaaggaaaGAATAGGGCACAG GTACATTGAGATCTTCAAGAGTAGCCGTGCTGAGGTGCGGACCCACTACGAACCCCAGCGGAAGCCTATGGGCATGCAGAGACCGGGCCCCTATGACCGGCCGTCTGGTGGTCGCGGCTACAACATGATGGGCCGAGGGGGATCCTATGACAGAATGCGTCGCGGAGGCTATGGAGGAG GTGTATCCGATGGACGGTATGGCGATGGCGGGTCTTCCTTCCAGAGCACAACAGGCCACTGTGTCCACATGAGGGGGCTGCCATACAGagccacagagacagacatctACAAT TTCTTCTCGCCGTTGAATCCAGTGCGGGTCCATATTGAGATTGGCCCGGATGGCAGGGTAACCGGTGAGGCAGATGTAGAGTTTGCAACACACGAGGATGCTGTGGCAGCCATGTCCAAAGACAAAGCCAACATGC AACACCGCTATGTGGAGCTGTTCTTAAACTCAACAGCAGGTGGCAGTAATGGCGCCTACAGCAGCCAGATGATGGGTGGCATGG GGAACCAGTCGTCTTATAGCGGCGGCCAGCTGAGCTCAGGGTATTCTGGTGGATACAGCAGCCAAGGAAACATGGGCGGCTACAGTGATTATA GTAACCAGGGCGGAATGGGAAGCAGTTACTACGGCagcggtggaggaggaggaagcagaggctCTATGAATGGACTGAGTGGGGGATGGggaatgtag
- the hnrnph1 gene encoding heterogeneous nuclear ribonucleoprotein H isoform X2, producing the protein MADEGYVVRIRGLPWSCSVDEVQRFFSDCKIVNNGGGIHFTYTREGRPSGEAFVELETEEDLKIAVKKDRETMGHRYVEVFKSNNVEMDWVMKHTGPNCPETAGDGLVRLRGLPFGCSKEEIVQFFSGLEIVPNGITLPVDIQGRSTGEAFVQFASQDIAEKALKKHKERIGHRYIEIFKSSRAEVRTHYEPQRKPMGMQRPGPYDRPSGGRGYNMMGRGGSYDRMRRGGYGGGVSDGRYGDGGSSFQSTTGHCVHMRGLPYRATETDIYNFFSPLNPVRVHIEIGPDGRVTGEADVEFATHEDAVAAMSKDKANMQHRYVELFLNSTAGGSNGAYSSQMMGGMGNQSSYSGGQLSSGYSGGYSSQGNMGGYSDYIR; encoded by the exons ATGGCTGATGAGGGATATGTTGTACGAATCAGGGGTCTCCCATGGTCCTGCTCTGTGGATGAAGTACAGAGGTTTTTCTCAg ATTGCAAAATTGTCAACAATGGAGGCGGTATCCACTTCACCTACACAAGAGAGGGGCGTCCCAGTGGAGAGGCGTTTGTCGAGTTGGAGACAGAGGAAGACCTGAAGATCGCAGTGAAGAAGGACAGAGAAACTATGGGTCACAGATATGTGGAGG TGTTTAAATCCAACAACGTCGAGATGGACTGGGTCATGAAGCACACTGGTCCAAACTGTCCAGAGACGGCAGGAGATGGGCTCGTCCGGCTCCGAGGCCTTCCCTTTGGCTGCAGCAAGGAGGAGATTGTACAGTTTTTCTCAG GGTTGGAAATCGTGCCAAATGGGATAACATTGCCGGTGGACATCCAGGGGAGGAGTACGGGGGAGGCCTTCGTGCAGTTTGCTTCACAGGATATAGCTGAAAAGGCTctaaagaaacacaaggaaaGAATAGGGCACAG GTACATTGAGATCTTCAAGAGTAGCCGTGCTGAGGTGCGGACCCACTACGAACCCCAGCGGAAGCCTATGGGCATGCAGAGACCGGGCCCCTATGACCGGCCGTCTGGTGGTCGCGGCTACAACATGATGGGCCGAGGGGGATCCTATGACAGAATGCGTCGCGGAGGCTATGGAGGAG GTGTATCCGATGGACGGTATGGCGATGGCGGGTCTTCCTTCCAGAGCACAACAGGCCACTGTGTCCACATGAGGGGGCTGCCATACAGagccacagagacagacatctACAAT TTCTTCTCGCCGTTGAATCCAGTGCGGGTCCATATTGAGATTGGCCCGGATGGCAGGGTAACCGGTGAGGCAGATGTAGAGTTTGCAACACACGAGGATGCTGTGGCAGCCATGTCCAAAGACAAAGCCAACATGC AACACCGCTATGTGGAGCTGTTCTTAAACTCAACAGCAGGTGGCAGTAATGGCGCCTACAGCAGCCAGATGATGGGTGGCATGG GGAACCAGTCGTCTTATAGCGGCGGCCAGCTGAGCTCAGGGTATTCTGGTGGATACAGCAGCCAAGGAAACATGGGCGGCTACAGTGATTATA ttagGTAA